One genomic segment of Streptomyces liangshanensis includes these proteins:
- a CDS encoding cation transporter — MATVSLGPGTARRDVLTRRIRLLVAATITYNAIEAVVAITAGTMASSTALIGFGLDSVIEVSSAAAVAWQFSAREHAVREAREATTLRIIALSFFALAAYVGVDAVRTLTGTGEADRSLPGIAIAALSLAVMPFLSAAQRAAGRELGSASAVADSRQTLLCTYLSGVLLTGLVLNAALGWSWADPVAALAIAVVAVKEGRDAWRGKGCCAPSSADFGTGPASAPADLRTVVTPPAGEADTPRAASACTCCG, encoded by the coding sequence ATGGCCACCGTGTCCCTCGGGCCGGGGACGGCCCGCCGCGATGTCCTGACCCGGCGCATACGGCTGTTGGTCGCCGCGACGATCACCTACAACGCGATCGAGGCGGTCGTCGCGATCACCGCCGGGACGATGGCCTCGTCCACCGCGCTGATCGGCTTCGGCCTGGACTCCGTCATCGAGGTCTCCTCGGCGGCGGCGGTCGCCTGGCAGTTCTCCGCCCGCGAGCACGCCGTACGGGAAGCCCGCGAGGCGACCACCCTGCGGATCATCGCCCTGTCCTTCTTCGCCCTGGCCGCCTACGTCGGCGTCGACGCCGTACGGACTCTGACCGGCACCGGCGAGGCCGACCGCTCGCTCCCCGGCATCGCGATCGCCGCGCTGTCCCTGGCGGTGATGCCGTTCCTCTCCGCGGCCCAGCGCGCGGCCGGCCGCGAACTCGGCTCCGCCTCGGCCGTCGCCGACTCCCGGCAGACGCTGCTCTGCACGTACCTCTCGGGCGTCCTGCTGACCGGCCTGGTGCTGAACGCCGCCCTCGGCTGGTCCTGGGCCGACCCGGTCGCGGCCCTCGCCATCGCGGTCGTGGCGGTGAAGGAGGGGCGTGACGCGTGGCGGGGGAAGGGCTGCTGCGCGCCGTCCTCCGCCGACTTCGGTACGGGGCCCGCGTCCGCCCCCGCCGACCTCCGTACGGTCGTCACGCCCCCGGCCGGCGAGGCGGACACCCCCCGCGCCGCCTCCGCCTGCACCTGCTGCGGCTGA
- a CDS encoding helix-turn-helix transcriptional regulator, producing the protein MSADRLLSMLLLLQTRGRMSARRLAEELGVSVRTAYRDLERLQATGVPLYAEQGRTGGYQLLDGYRTRLTGLSEREARVLFLAGLPLPAAELGWADEVAATRLKLLAALPEVLREEATRTDAVFHLDAPGWYREAEATPYLRLLVDAVLGRRAVDVRYRRWRAPQEVRRRLHPYGLVLKSGTWYLVAAAGGRPATYRITQVLDAALSDERFERPADFVLGAYWSRYLDDFRSRRYTGTATIRLSPRGRERLADNVPPEVVRAFEDTATAVGDDGWSEAVIPTESTEHACGELLRLGVDVEVMAPEELRGAMTETVRALTGRYDTPAADAPPRPMPSSSPC; encoded by the coding sequence ATGTCCGCTGACCGCTTGCTGTCGATGCTGCTGTTGCTCCAGACCCGTGGCCGCATGTCCGCCCGGCGCCTGGCCGAGGAGTTGGGGGTCTCGGTACGGACGGCCTACCGCGACCTGGAGCGTCTCCAGGCCACCGGGGTCCCCCTCTACGCCGAGCAGGGCCGTACCGGCGGCTATCAGCTCCTCGACGGCTACCGCACCCGCCTGACCGGGTTGAGCGAGCGCGAGGCCAGGGTGCTGTTCCTGGCCGGACTGCCGCTGCCCGCGGCGGAGTTGGGGTGGGCGGACGAAGTCGCCGCGACGCGGCTGAAGTTGCTGGCCGCGCTGCCCGAGGTCCTGCGTGAGGAGGCGACGCGGACGGACGCGGTGTTCCACCTGGACGCCCCCGGCTGGTACCGCGAGGCCGAGGCCACCCCGTACCTGCGCCTGCTCGTGGACGCGGTGCTCGGCCGGCGGGCGGTGGACGTGCGCTACCGCCGCTGGCGCGCGCCGCAGGAGGTACGGCGGCGGCTGCACCCGTACGGCCTGGTCCTCAAGTCCGGTACGTGGTACCTCGTCGCGGCGGCCGGGGGGCGGCCCGCCACGTACCGGATCACCCAGGTCCTCGACGCGGCCCTGAGCGACGAGCGCTTCGAACGCCCGGCGGACTTCGTCCTGGGCGCGTACTGGTCGCGCTACCTGGACGACTTCCGTTCGCGTCGGTACACGGGCACCGCCACCATCCGCCTGTCACCGAGGGGCCGCGAACGGCTGGCCGACAACGTCCCGCCCGAGGTGGTACGGGCCTTCGAGGACACGGCGACGGCGGTCGGCGACGACGGCTGGAGCGAGGCCGTGATCCCGACGGAGAGCACGGAACACGCGTGCGGAGAACTGCTGCGGCTCGGCGTCGACGTGGAGGTCATGGCACCGGAGGAACTGCGCGGGGCGATGACCGAGACGGTGCGGGCCCTGACCGGAAGGTACGACACCCCGGCCGCCGACGCGCCCCCACGCCCCATGCCATCATCCTCACCGTGCTGA
- a CDS encoding ArsR/SmtB family transcription factor, whose protein sequence is MLTLAPDIEVLARFGRALADPIRCRILLVLREAPAYPSDLADTLGVSRTRLSNHLACLRDCGLVVTVPDGRRTRYELADPRLGQALEHLLAAVVAVESDRTCADAATGECC, encoded by the coding sequence GTGCTGACTCTTGCCCCTGACATCGAGGTGCTGGCGCGGTTCGGCCGCGCCCTCGCCGACCCGATCCGCTGCCGCATCCTTCTCGTCCTGCGCGAGGCGCCGGCCTACCCCTCCGACCTCGCCGACACCCTCGGCGTCTCCCGGACCCGGCTCTCCAACCACCTGGCCTGCCTGCGCGACTGCGGCCTCGTCGTCACCGTGCCCGACGGGCGCCGCACCCGCTACGAGCTGGCCGACCCCCGCCTCGGCCAGGCCCTGGAGCACCTGCTCGCCGCGGTGGTGGCCGTCGAGTCGGACCGGACCTGCGCGGACGCGGCCACGGGGGAGTGCTGCTGA
- a CDS encoding polysaccharide deacetylase family protein: MARHKRMGWHGRVLAAALGVTAAAVAASMWTVQAAPADAAQPRARASAPAAGAQDRTVAKVAAEIVHASDRGDRGVNITIDDGPDPTWTPQVLRLLKDEGVKATFCMVGTQARAYPDLVKDVVADGHRLCNHTVSHDTTMDTKSEAYQSQQILDAERMITEASGGVRPQYYRAPGGAFTPYSRQLAASRGMRPLGWNVDSKDFERPGVDTMVATVKTEIPEGPTVLFHDAGGDRSQTVAALREVLPWLRQQGYVFGFPVR, from the coding sequence ATGGCGAGGCACAAGCGCATGGGATGGCACGGCCGGGTTCTCGCGGCGGCGCTCGGGGTGACGGCGGCGGCCGTCGCCGCCTCGATGTGGACCGTGCAGGCCGCCCCCGCCGACGCCGCGCAGCCGCGGGCGCGCGCCTCGGCGCCGGCGGCCGGCGCCCAGGACCGGACGGTGGCGAAGGTCGCGGCGGAGATCGTGCACGCCTCGGACCGCGGCGACCGGGGCGTCAACATCACCATCGACGACGGCCCCGACCCGACCTGGACGCCGCAGGTGCTGCGACTGCTGAAGGACGAGGGGGTGAAGGCCACATTCTGCATGGTGGGCACCCAGGCGCGGGCGTACCCGGACCTGGTCAAGGACGTCGTGGCGGACGGGCACCGGCTGTGCAACCACACCGTCTCGCACGACACCACCATGGACACCAAGTCCGAGGCCTACCAGTCGCAGCAGATCCTGGACGCCGAACGCATGATCACCGAGGCGTCCGGCGGCGTCCGGCCGCAGTACTACCGGGCGCCGGGCGGCGCGTTCACCCCGTACAGCCGCCAGCTCGCCGCGTCGCGCGGGATGCGCCCCCTGGGCTGGAACGTCGACTCCAAGGACTTCGAACGCCCCGGCGTGGACACCATGGTCGCCACCGTCAAGACCGAGATCCCCGAGGGCCCGACGGTCCTCTTCCACGACGCGGGAGGCGACCGCTCCCAGACGGTGGCCGCCCTGCGCGAGGTGCTGCCGTGGCTGCGGCAGCAGGGGTACGTCTTCGGCTTCCCCGTACGGTAG
- a CDS encoding DUF4232 domain-containing protein: MSRRQARPRPPLAATASLLVALVVAAPLLSGCGTQSAGSGSAAGGSAAPSGRTPVNDPGKDGVRVTSVTLPPASPSPSPSPSDDYIVSADSLPGDAAKPSADYEVTNSGTEALTYTVIFTFLSADGGAMDNPSVTVRDVGPGKTVRGTVRSGEMPPSAPRITGAEVLEVTAVPSAEAPAEPGVCPASGVRVSVDRGDAAMGLRVVSLHLTNCGTRPYSLDGYPLLELLDDRREPVDGVKILDGTGGITTGLGSDLPPEPFTLAPGESATAGLAWRNTTQFGTPVNVPYVRVRAKTGTDPVIVTPNLDLGTTGKLGVGPWQKTKPGQGAAG; encoded by the coding sequence ATGAGCAGACGACAGGCACGTCCTCGCCCGCCCCTCGCCGCGACCGCGTCCCTTCTGGTGGCCCTCGTGGTCGCGGCCCCGCTGCTCTCGGGCTGCGGGACGCAGAGCGCGGGCTCCGGATCGGCCGCCGGGGGCTCCGCCGCGCCCTCGGGCCGCACGCCGGTCAACGATCCGGGCAAGGACGGTGTACGGGTCACCTCCGTGACGCTCCCGCCGGCCTCCCCGTCGCCCTCCCCCTCGCCCTCCGACGACTACATCGTCTCCGCCGACAGCCTTCCCGGGGACGCGGCGAAGCCATCCGCCGACTACGAGGTCACCAACAGCGGTACGGAGGCCCTCACCTACACGGTCATCTTCACCTTCCTGAGCGCGGACGGCGGCGCCATGGACAACCCGAGCGTGACCGTGCGCGACGTCGGCCCCGGGAAGACCGTGCGGGGTACGGTCCGGTCCGGGGAGATGCCGCCCTCCGCGCCACGGATCACCGGCGCCGAGGTGCTCGAAGTGACCGCGGTCCCCTCGGCCGAGGCGCCGGCCGAGCCGGGCGTCTGCCCCGCCTCCGGGGTCCGGGTCAGCGTCGACCGGGGTGACGCGGCCATGGGACTGCGTGTCGTGAGCCTGCACCTCACCAACTGCGGCACGCGCCCGTACAGCCTCGACGGTTACCCGCTGCTGGAACTCCTGGACGACCGGCGCGAGCCCGTCGACGGCGTGAAGATCCTCGACGGCACCGGCGGGATCACCACCGGCCTCGGATCCGACCTGCCGCCCGAGCCCTTCACCCTCGCCCCCGGTGAGTCGGCGACCGCCGGGCTGGCCTGGCGCAACACCACCCAGTTCGGGACGCCCGTGAACGTGCCGTACGTACGGGTCCGGGCGAAGACCGGCACCGACCCGGTGATCGTGACCCCGAACCTCGACCTCGGCACCACCGGCAAGCTCGGCGTCGGACCGTGGCAGAAGACGAAGCCCGGGCAGGGCGCCGCCGGCTGA
- a CDS encoding nucleotidyl transferase AbiEii/AbiGii toxin family protein, giving the protein MVPLPWEPLASDVPRTLLRVMGAEAIQKAVFDPALKQFPDAFRASDPLFPTLDATRAWQTARSAALSAVRDGVAASPWAPSLVLRGSVLMALWFGEQAREPGDLDFVVVPASWRMDEERTSALLAGVAAAAEAGAAGRADGVRIDASGAVCEDIWTYERVPGRRMMLPWHAPETPGGWIQLDFVFGESLPEPSEPVDLPSGAVLYGATPALSLAWKVMWLVNDMHAQGKDLYDAVLLAERYALPNTLLQEVFRVGGEWPVHGRERVLGEDVAEALGFVEWSHFAGEYPRFAGREGEFVARLCAALERTFADGPGDGDGDGDKDGDDGVV; this is encoded by the coding sequence ATGGTCCCGCTGCCTTGGGAGCCCTTGGCGTCGGACGTGCCCCGGACCCTGCTGCGGGTGATGGGCGCCGAGGCGATCCAGAAGGCGGTGTTCGATCCGGCGCTCAAACAGTTCCCGGACGCCTTCCGGGCGTCCGATCCCCTCTTCCCCACGCTCGATGCGACGCGGGCGTGGCAGACCGCCCGGTCCGCGGCGCTGTCCGCCGTACGGGACGGGGTGGCCGCCTCGCCGTGGGCACCGTCGCTGGTGCTGCGGGGCAGCGTGCTGATGGCCCTGTGGTTCGGCGAACAGGCCCGGGAGCCCGGTGACCTGGACTTCGTGGTCGTCCCCGCGTCGTGGCGGATGGACGAGGAGCGGACCTCGGCGCTGCTGGCCGGCGTCGCGGCGGCGGCCGAGGCGGGGGCCGCCGGACGGGCGGACGGGGTGCGGATCGACGCCTCCGGGGCCGTGTGCGAGGACATCTGGACGTACGAACGGGTGCCCGGGCGCCGCATGATGCTCCCCTGGCACGCGCCGGAGACCCCGGGCGGCTGGATCCAACTGGACTTCGTCTTCGGCGAGTCCCTGCCCGAGCCGTCCGAGCCCGTCGACCTGCCGTCGGGTGCGGTCCTGTACGGGGCGACGCCCGCGCTGTCCCTGGCCTGGAAGGTGATGTGGCTGGTCAACGACATGCACGCGCAGGGCAAGGACCTCTACGACGCCGTTCTGCTGGCCGAACGGTACGCGCTGCCGAACACACTCCTGCAAGAAGTGTTCCGGGTGGGTGGGGAGTGGCCGGTGCACGGGCGGGAGCGGGTACTCGGCGAGGACGTGGCCGAGGCGCTGGGGTTCGTCGAGTGGTCCCACTTCGCCGGCGAGTATCCGCGGTTCGCGGGACGGGAGGGGGAGTTCGTGGCGCGTCTGTGCGCGGCGCTGGAGCGGACGTTCGCCGACGGTCCGGGGGACGGGGACGGGGACGGCGACAAGGACGGGGACGACGGGGTGGTGTGA
- a CDS encoding class I SAM-dependent methyltransferase: MTSEVFDYDAELRLHNEHLRAAARVGSGDQVLDVGCGTGLTTREAARAAVDGGALGVDVSASMIAQARLLTDAEGPRNATYEQADAQVHGFAPARFDVCISRFGTMFFADPVAAFTNIGRALRPGARMVLLVWQARDRNEWAAAIRETLLPNPSTPTPTPTPTPTPTPTPTPTLTPNAFSLADPSATAAILTTAGFTDIDFTDVHEPVHYGPDADTALDNVLRLLKFEDLLTPLAPATADRARARLHTTLAAHDTGNGVHFDSRAWLITARTRSTEAGP, from the coding sequence ATGACGTCCGAGGTGTTCGACTACGACGCGGAGTTGAGGCTCCACAACGAGCACCTCCGCGCCGCCGCCCGCGTCGGGTCCGGCGACCAGGTGCTCGACGTCGGCTGCGGTACGGGCCTGACCACGCGCGAGGCCGCCCGGGCCGCCGTCGACGGAGGCGCGCTGGGGGTGGACGTCTCCGCGTCGATGATCGCGCAAGCGCGCCTGCTCACCGACGCGGAGGGCCCGCGCAACGCCACCTACGAGCAGGCGGACGCCCAGGTGCACGGCTTCGCGCCGGCCCGTTTCGACGTCTGTATCAGCAGGTTCGGAACGATGTTCTTCGCCGACCCGGTCGCCGCGTTCACCAACATCGGGCGGGCGCTGCGCCCCGGGGCGCGCATGGTGCTGCTGGTGTGGCAGGCCCGCGACCGCAACGAATGGGCCGCAGCAATCCGAGAAACCCTGCTCCCCAACCCTTCCACCCCCACCCCCACCCCCACCCCCACCCCCACCCCCACCCCCACCCCCACTCCCACCCTCACCCCGAACGCGTTCTCACTCGCGGACCCGAGCGCCACGGCGGCCATCCTGACGACGGCGGGCTTCACGGACATCGACTTCACGGACGTGCACGAACCCGTCCACTACGGCCCCGACGCCGACACCGCCCTGGACAACGTGCTCCGCCTCCTCAAGTTCGAGGACCTGCTCACCCCCCTCGCCCCCGCCACGGCCGACCGAGCCCGCGCCCGCCTGCACACCACCCTCGCCGCCCACGACACCGGCAACGGCGTGCACTTCGACTCACGCGCCTGGCTCATCACAGCCCGCACAAGGAGCACAGAGGCAGGGCCATGA
- a CDS encoding NIPSNAP family protein: MSGTGPGRRPTVIELRQYTLLPGRRDELIELFEREFVETQEEAGMAVLGQFRDLDDPDRFVWLRGFADIETRRDALSAFYGGPVWAAHGPRANATMADSDNVLLLRPAPGSRGPATASSVRPAVGAAAPDRFVAAALWHFPPGGEAGEGVEGVDDREAGDDGGVRLILDRLVPLLAQTGPAPFAVLTTEPAANTFPGLPVRTGENVVAVLTSYPDEGAHRRHLADVMAHPLVRDEILPGIERARTEAPELLRLVPTGRSLIR, translated from the coding sequence TTGTCCGGAACCGGCCCCGGCCGCCGCCCCACCGTCATCGAGCTGCGCCAGTACACCCTGCTCCCCGGTCGGCGGGACGAGCTGATCGAGTTGTTCGAGCGGGAGTTCGTCGAGACGCAGGAGGAGGCCGGGATGGCCGTCCTCGGCCAGTTCCGCGACCTCGACGACCCGGACCGCTTCGTGTGGCTGCGCGGGTTCGCGGACATAGAAACCCGGCGGGACGCCCTCTCGGCCTTCTACGGCGGGCCGGTGTGGGCCGCGCACGGGCCCCGGGCCAACGCCACCATGGCCGATTCCGACAACGTCCTGCTGCTGCGGCCCGCGCCGGGCTCGCGCGGTCCCGCGACGGCCTCGTCCGTACGGCCGGCGGTGGGCGCCGCGGCGCCGGACCGGTTCGTGGCCGCCGCGCTGTGGCACTTCCCGCCGGGCGGGGAAGCCGGGGAAGGCGTGGAAGGCGTGGACGACAGGGAAGCCGGGGACGACGGCGGCGTCCGGCTGATCCTGGACCGTCTCGTGCCGCTGCTCGCGCAGACGGGGCCCGCGCCCTTCGCGGTGCTCACCACCGAACCCGCGGCCAACACCTTCCCGGGGCTGCCGGTCCGTACCGGGGAGAACGTCGTCGCGGTCCTCACCTCGTACCCGGACGAAGGCGCCCACCGCCGCCACCTCGCCGACGTCATGGCCCATCCGCTCGTACGGGACGAGATCCTGCCGGGCATCGAGCGCGCGCGGACGGAGGCTCCCGAGCTGCTGCGGCTGGTGCCCACGGGGCGGTCGCTCATCCGTTGA
- a CDS encoding DUF6228 family protein, whose protein sequence is MRDEEGAEGRPQVSVGGGRSGAVRVSLSEPTRPFPEDADDPMLDFVVRARGEWVSVEVSVRTMYGDGLDGFLAKLAEGLRGWDGSRTWRSLERDLTLSATHGSGGYVRLTWGLHGGPASDNGWRFEATTVHAAGEDMRRLAAEVGVFLRGGGRT, encoded by the coding sequence GTGAGAGATGAGGAAGGCGCCGAGGGCCGCCCGCAGGTGAGCGTCGGCGGCGGCCGCTCCGGCGCCGTCCGGGTCTCCCTGTCCGAACCGACGCGGCCGTTCCCCGAGGACGCGGACGACCCGATGCTCGACTTCGTGGTCCGTGCGCGGGGTGAGTGGGTGAGCGTCGAGGTGTCGGTACGGACGATGTACGGCGACGGCCTCGACGGGTTCCTCGCGAAGTTGGCCGAGGGCTTACGGGGGTGGGACGGGTCTCGTACGTGGCGCTCCCTCGAACGGGACCTGACGCTGTCGGCCACGCACGGCTCCGGCGGTTACGTCCGGCTCACCTGGGGGCTTCACGGCGGACCCGCGTCCGACAACGGATGGCGTTTCGAGGCGACGACGGTCCACGCGGCGGGGGAGGACATGCGGCGTCTGGCCGCTGAGGTCGGGGTGTTCCTGAGGGGTGGTGGTCGTACGTGA
- a CDS encoding discoidin domain-containing protein: protein MEPVFADFSTTPARLSNAVVGYHRCGVAPSHLAVGSDGYVKIDFTTDGREEIGEAVLTVTTLGTGVPLDVLLNGKAVAEGLVFPGADGDGLARGGQDEAGDRVVSLPGELLTPGDNLLEIRSPAGEPGLLRLTAVTVDPVQDRGRARRAMAARASTRSVFAFDTERRPAGSSVWQAASRLLFHLDRGERAVPAQLSWRGTDGAETAIALREDLSGFHGHHRAADGAIGELRGVLADRWAYPEGIADVPPYRFSTEEGRDGEWRPSGELRVLLDDGRGAGVERVTWTDRRGNAASITLTAAVAAAATDGRTAGGGPAPVPAPGELSDITDTVTDVEASDEFAAGGEVARNLLRKSRTKWLVHDDTAELDFTLEHPAAVASYSLTSANDAPDRDPRDWRLQGSHDGGTWTTLDTRTGERFGRRFETRDFSFANSVPYRRYRLLITDNAGGDEIQLSRVQFLAGAGRAPAATAADFIGYYAPAGGTPTGYRGTTVPVPGSDAYGDGEPREKLLAADLTDTAQDLDSAARLLGKLAEYLRTP, encoded by the coding sequence ATGGAACCGGTCTTCGCGGATTTCTCCACCACTCCCGCCCGGCTGTCGAACGCCGTCGTCGGGTACCACCGGTGCGGGGTGGCACCCTCGCACCTGGCGGTGGGCTCCGACGGGTACGTCAAGATCGACTTCACGACGGACGGGCGGGAGGAGATCGGCGAGGCCGTTCTGACCGTGACGACCCTCGGGACGGGCGTTCCCCTGGACGTCCTGCTCAACGGCAAGGCCGTGGCGGAGGGGCTCGTGTTCCCGGGGGCCGACGGGGACGGCCTCGCGCGGGGCGGTCAGGACGAGGCAGGCGACCGGGTCGTGTCCCTTCCCGGGGAGCTGCTGACGCCGGGCGACAACCTCCTGGAGATACGCAGCCCGGCCGGCGAGCCGGGCCTGCTCCGGCTGACCGCCGTCACCGTGGACCCCGTCCAGGACCGCGGTCGCGCCCGGCGGGCCATGGCGGCCCGGGCGAGTACGCGGTCGGTCTTCGCGTTCGACACGGAGCGGCGACCGGCCGGGTCCTCCGTCTGGCAGGCCGCTTCACGGCTGCTCTTCCACCTCGACCGGGGCGAGCGGGCGGTTCCCGCGCAGCTCTCCTGGCGCGGGACGGACGGCGCGGAGACGGCGATCGCCCTGCGCGAGGACTTGTCCGGGTTCCACGGTCACCACCGGGCCGCCGACGGGGCGATCGGCGAGCTCCGCGGCGTACTCGCCGACCGCTGGGCCTACCCCGAGGGGATCGCGGACGTCCCGCCGTACCGGTTCTCCACCGAGGAGGGGCGGGACGGCGAGTGGCGTCCGTCCGGTGAGCTGCGCGTCCTGCTCGACGACGGCCGGGGCGCCGGTGTGGAGCGGGTGACGTGGACCGACCGGCGGGGGAACGCGGCGTCGATCACCCTCACGGCCGCCGTGGCTGCTGCCGCTACCGACGGGCGTACGGCGGGAGGCGGGCCCGCGCCCGTACCCGCGCCCGGTGAGCTGAGCGACATCACCGACACCGTGACCGACGTCGAGGCGAGCGACGAGTTCGCGGCCGGCGGGGAGGTGGCGCGGAACCTGCTGCGCAAGTCCCGCACCAAGTGGCTGGTGCACGACGACACCGCCGAGCTGGACTTCACCCTCGAGCACCCGGCCGCGGTCGCGTCGTACAGCCTGACGTCCGCCAACGACGCCCCGGACCGCGATCCGCGGGACTGGCGCCTCCAGGGCTCGCACGACGGCGGTACGTGGACGACGCTCGACACCCGGACCGGCGAACGCTTCGGCCGCCGCTTCGAGACGAGGGACTTCTCCTTCGCCAACTCCGTTCCGTACCGCCGCTACCGGCTCCTCATCACCGACAACGCGGGCGGCGACGAGATCCAGCTCAGCCGGGTCCAGTTCCTCGCCGGGGCCGGCCGGGCCCCGGCGGCCACGGCCGCCGACTTCATCGGCTACTACGCGCCGGCCGGAGGGACGCCGACCGGATACCGGGGTACGACCGTCCCGGTCCCGGGGTCCGACGCGTACGGGGACGGGGAGCCCCGCGAGAAGCTGCTCGCCGCCGACCTGACGGACACGGCCCAGGACCTGGACAGCGCGGCCCGCCTCCTGGGCAAGCTGGCGGAGTACCTGCGGACTCCGTGA
- a CDS encoding YfbM family protein, translating into MSMIGEYVRVTAAQLDRAIQDPDWALDHVEEVQDSEEESEPAPAGARHFSTYKAWGLLGYLLERAEVPVNVIHGEETFAEGRDWGYGPPRCLRPDRVRLAARTLRATPYERLVAGVDPADLTRAEVYPLGWDEPGVLEWGRNWYDGLTDFFEAAAAADEGMLVWLD; encoded by the coding sequence ATGAGCATGATCGGTGAGTACGTACGGGTGACCGCGGCCCAGCTCGACCGTGCGATCCAGGATCCCGACTGGGCGCTGGACCACGTCGAGGAGGTCCAGGACTCCGAGGAGGAGTCGGAGCCCGCGCCCGCCGGGGCGCGCCACTTCAGCACGTACAAGGCCTGGGGCCTGCTCGGCTACCTGCTGGAGCGCGCCGAGGTTCCGGTGAACGTGATCCACGGCGAGGAGACCTTCGCCGAGGGCCGCGACTGGGGCTACGGCCCGCCGCGTTGCCTGCGACCCGACCGCGTCCGCCTCGCCGCGCGCACGCTGCGCGCCACCCCGTACGAGCGGCTCGTCGCGGGCGTCGACCCCGCCGACCTGACGCGGGCCGAGGTGTATCCGCTGGGCTGGGACGAGCCGGGCGTGCTGGAGTGGGGCCGCAACTGGTACGACGGCCTGACGGACTTCTTCGAGGCAGCCGCGGCGGCGGACGAGGGGATGCTGGTCTGGCTCGACTGA
- a CDS encoding APC family permease: protein MDGVRNPGAGGELKRRLGLSDAVLIGLGSMIGAGVFAALAPAARAAGSGLLPGLALAAVVAYCNATSSARLAARHPASGGTYVYGRERLGPFWGYVAGWAFVVGKTASCAAMALTVGTYAWPGRAHEVAVAAVVALTALSYTGVRKSARLTRVVVAVVLAVLAAVVVACLTGGTAQAARLDIGTDATAGGVLQAAGLLFFAFAGYARIATLGEEVRDPARTIPRAIPLALGITLVVYACVAVAVLAVLGPDRLAHATEPLTEAVRAAGAPALAPVVRVGAAVAALGSLLALILGVSRTTLAMARDGHLPRTLAAVHPRFGVPHHAEIAVGAVVAVAAATADLRGAIGFSSFGVLAYYAIANAAARTLSPSEGRPPRAVPVVGLAGCAALALALPLDSVLAGAAVLAVGAGVYGVRRARTAD, encoded by the coding sequence ATGGACGGAGTCAGGAACCCGGGCGCGGGCGGGGAGTTGAAGCGGCGCCTGGGGCTGTCCGACGCGGTACTGATCGGTCTCGGGTCGATGATCGGGGCCGGTGTCTTCGCCGCGCTCGCGCCGGCCGCCCGCGCCGCCGGGTCGGGTCTGCTGCCCGGGCTGGCCCTCGCCGCCGTCGTCGCCTACTGCAACGCCACGTCCTCGGCCCGGCTGGCCGCCCGCCACCCGGCCTCCGGCGGCACCTACGTCTACGGCCGCGAACGCCTCGGGCCCTTCTGGGGTTACGTCGCCGGCTGGGCGTTCGTCGTCGGCAAGACCGCCTCCTGCGCTGCCATGGCCCTGACCGTGGGCACGTACGCCTGGCCCGGCCGGGCCCACGAGGTCGCGGTGGCCGCCGTGGTGGCGCTGACGGCGCTCAGCTACACCGGCGTGCGGAAGAGCGCGCGGCTGACGCGCGTCGTCGTCGCGGTGGTGCTGGCGGTGCTCGCCGCAGTGGTCGTGGCCTGCCTGACCGGCGGGACCGCCCAGGCCGCCCGCCTGGACATCGGTACGGACGCCACGGCGGGCGGCGTCCTCCAGGCGGCCGGGCTGCTGTTCTTCGCGTTCGCCGGCTACGCCCGGATCGCCACGCTCGGCGAGGAGGTCCGCGACCCGGCCCGTACCATCCCCCGCGCGATCCCCCTCGCCCTGGGCATCACCCTCGTCGTCTACGCCTGCGTGGCGGTCGCGGTCCTCGCGGTGCTCGGGCCCGACCGGCTCGCGCACGCCACCGAACCGCTCACGGAGGCCGTACGGGCGGCCGGCGCGCCCGCCCTCGCCCCCGTCGTACGCGTCGGCGCCGCCGTCGCGGCCCTCGGCTCCCTGCTCGCGCTGATCCTCGGCGTGTCCCGTACCACGCTCGCCATGGCCCGCGACGGGCACCTGCCCCGCACCCTGGCCGCCGTCCATCCGCGCTTCGGCGTACCGCACCACGCCGAGATCGCCGTCGGCGCGGTCGTCGCCGTCGCCGCGGCCACCGCCGACCTGCGCGGCGCGATCGGCTTCTCCTCCTTCGGCGTCCTGGCCTACTACGCGATCGCCAACGCCGCCGCGCGCACGCTCTCCCCGTCCGAGGGCCGCCCGCCACGGGCGGTCCCCGTCGTCGGCCTGGCCGGCTGCGCGGCCCTCGCCCTCGCCCTGCCGCTGGACTCCGTCCTCGCAGGGGCGGCGGTGCTGGCGGTCGGGGCGGGTGTGTACGGGGTACGGAGGGCACGTACGGCCGACTGA